GCCTCATATGAGACAAGATTCTATCTCCAGCCATACTGCGGCTTCTCTCCCTAATCGATTATTGCtcttatattgttttttttttcaaaaccctgcaaatatcgatcttagggttttACTTCTTTGCTGATGCTGGTTTTTGGAAGAGTGATTCAGCACTGCTATAAGTACACTCgagccaagtttcagctcaTTACACTGGTTTATTGATTGCTCTCTACCCTACATCGATCTTACcagaatcaagttttttttttcaaaaccctgaaaaagtcgaTCTAGGGGATTGCCCCATCTGTTGCTGCTAGTTTTTGGGGACAACCCTTCCTACATTTAAAGAGGTTTCTCCTCCAAATTCCAGCTCTTATCTTGGagtttttattgggtttctcatCATCACAACCACTCTCTGTGATTTGGGTTTCGCTGCTAAATAATGGATGGTTCTGAGATCTCTACTGGAACTTCTGCTGCTGATGGGTATGGTAGTCATGACACCCGTGACCTtctccctaatcctatcaagttggatgggagcaattacctgatatggtctcgctctgcctactttgccattgctggccgtgggcttactggccatattgataGTACTGTTGTTAGGCCAACTAAAGCTGCTCCTCTTCTGAATaggtggatctccaataatgTTATTCTAATGTCTTATTTTATTGGCTTGATTTAATCAGACCTTGCCagtggatttcttcttcttgatacaaCTGCTTAGATATGGTCTGcctgcaaggaaacatatggacaacttggtaatgatgcccaggtttatgaactccGGAAGAAAGTCCTTCATACTACTCGGGGGGAATTATCTGTCTCCGAGTACTATGCTACTCTTCGCAGCCTCtggcaacagttggatcatTTTTCTGATTACCATCCCTCCACTCTTGGTGATATTGCCTCTTACAAGAAGCATATTGACAAATACGGGTCTCTGACTTCTTGGCTGGATTAAATGTGGATTATGATCAGATTagggttcaagtgttgggtcactctccttttcccacacttgaacaatcctatgccttggtctcctttgaagaaaaccgtagggctgctatACTCCATCCTCCACCCACCGAATGATCAGCTCTCCAGACTGCTTCCTTGGCCATCCCTGTCATTGCTGGAAACTCCTCTTCTGCTGATTCTACCAAGGGCATTGTCACTTGTGAGCACTATAATAAGCCCTACtgtaccaaaaaaaagtgttagaaacttcatgggaagccagctgactttgaagccaaacaGACTgccaagaagaaaccaaacaagaagGCCCATCACTCTGAGTCTGTTGCTACAAACCCccctactgacactggtctttCCCAGGaggatctacaggcattcctacgtgtgctaaagtcttccactgctgctgcttctactacatcagctattGCCAATTTCCCctactccttcaggttcaaactttgctcagtcaggtatttcatttggtggtcgttgtgcttctgtagcttcccatccttggatcatttattctggagctacagatcacatgaccgggtcATCTAGCCTTTTCCATCGctattctcctacttctgggaaagataaagTCAGGgtagttgatggttccctttattccatctctggaaaaggaatcatcaactgtacttcatctcttcctttgtcttctattttgcatattcctaattttactactaaccttctttctattagtagtattattCGTGATCTTtactgcaaagtaacttttttttcttctcattatGTTTTTCAAGATCTGGCCTTTGGGAGgtcgattggattgggtaaagtgcacggtggcttgtatttgcttgatgatggtcgcctCACTCCACCAACATTACCTTCTCCACACTagaactccttagtctcttctgaaatttactaATGACACTCTaaattaggtcaccctccattaggaattttagcaactttatttcctactttggccAAAAAATGTGATactgaatttttttgtgaggcttgtgttctggccaaacagacacgttcaacttatttagtttcaaataaaaggaatcCTTCACtttttcatttggtgcattatgatgtttggggccctagtcgtaaaacttcACTTTCTGGTCAccattggtttgtttcctttatcgattgtcattctagacagacatgggtttatcttatgcacaccaaaagtcaagttttttcatgttttcaacattttcataaaatggtcctaactcagttccaggctactctcaaagtttTGAGACGTGATAATGGCACCGAGTATAGGGaaactcaatttcaaaaatattttgctgATCATGGGATTGTTCACTagactagttgtgtcgataccccagcccaaaatggtgtggttgaaaggaagaaccgccacTTGTGGGAAGTGGCCAGGGTGTTAATGTTTTCACGCCATGTTccctctcaatattggggggatgctgttctcACTGTAACCTATCTCATCAATCGGTTGCCTTCCCGTGTTCGTGACTCCTGCAGTCCGGCTGAGATTTTACATGGGagttcctcctttgtggtttatcccaaggtgtttggttgtgtgtgttatgccagAGATACGagatctcctggcaaacttCAACCTCGTGGGTtgcggtgtatttttttgggttactctccaacccagaaaggttataagtgttaccatccctcttcccgtcgtactttggtcagtatggatgtcgtctttcatgaaagtctttcctattattcatcccacatcttcagggggagagttctagttctagtgaagatgtgtttgtgTTTCCTATAGCTGCTGCCCCATCTCCTTTGGATGCTGTGCCATCTCCTATTGCTGCTGCCCCATCTCCTatagctgctgcccagcctcctttggctgtTGCCCCTTCATCTGAAGGGattcctttacagggggagcttGTTGAAAATAATGGTGGTAATGTTCCTAGTCAGGGGGAGTGGACTCCAGTTCAGagaaccattagtgaatttcagaagagaattgacaactccaacttCATCACCTATAAAAAGGGATGTTCCAAAAGagggcaacttcaatccactgtagcgCCACTACCTATCCAGTAGCCgactcaggatccagatccttctCCTCTTGGTAAgtcctcttcttccgacctacctattgctcatcgcaaaggtactaggattTGCACCtagcatcccatttctcgctttgtttcttatagttctctttctccatcttttcatgcatttgtgtcatctctttcttctgttttcattcctcaaaattggcaaAAAGCTTATACAGATGGAAAGGAGAAGGCAGCAatattggaagaaatgagagcattgaaaaaaataatacttgggatcttgtagccTTTCCTTCAGggaaaaaccagtgggatgtaaatgggtgtttgtggttaAACAGAAGGTCGATGGGTCTGTGGATCGATGTAATGCATGTCTGGTTGCAAAGagcttcactcagacatatgggattgactactaggagacctttgctcctgttgcaaagttgaatattgttcgggttttgctatcttgtgcagtcaatcttggatgggatctacaacaaCTAGATGTGAAGAATACCTTCCTAAATGAAGAACttggtgaggaggtgtacatggatattccgctagggttttcttgtgacagtaatcaaggtaaagtctgtaaattgaagctagcattttatgggctgaagcagtcacatCGAGTATGGTTTGGCtggtttcacaaggccatgatttctgtgggctataagcagagtaatgctggtCACACTCTCCTTATAAAGATGGTTGGTGGAAAACTCACTATTattatagtctatgttgatgacattgtggttactggcaacgatggtgatgagatcagccggttgaagaagtttcttgggcaggagtttgagattaaagatctagggaagccacggtattttcttgggattgaggttgccagatcttctaaaggcatctttctctcccaaaggaagtatgtcctagattaattggctgaaactggtttgttaggatgtcaccctttagattctcctatggaggctattgtccatctcaaagaaaaggagggggaacctgttgataaaggccggtaccaaagactagtaggaaagctgatttatctctcacacacacgtcttgacattgctgttgctgtgagtactgtgagtcagtttatgcatgacccctattcttctcatatggaggctgttctttggattcttcactacttgaagttagcccctagaaaaggcattcttctgtctcctcatggtcacctatgGATAGAAGCATATATCGATGCTAATTTGGCTGGTTCTACAGATcagaagtctatctctgggtattgttcctttgtaggtggcaatcttgtcacttggcgtagcaagaagtagaatgtggtggctcgttctagtgctgaagtagagtttcatgctatggcacaaggcatttgtgagttactttggctgaaaggcttgctacaagaccttagTGTAcctgttcatcttcctatgatgttgtactatgacaacaaggctgcaatcagcattgcacacaacccggtacaacatgatcgcactaagcatattgaagtggacAGGCGTTGCATtaaagagaaattggaagaagggttgatttgtgttccctttgtgaagtctactgatcagattgctaatattttcaccaagggattgtctggaaaattgttccatcctaatttagttaagttgggcatgattgacatatttgctccaacttgaggggggagtgttgaattatgtataccagaataccgtgggggtatttgggtttgtattttttctttctctgtaCCTCCTAGTTAAGTCGATTGtactaggggtattttggtctatAGTATGCAATCTCTTCTATTATAACTACAAGGCTTGTTTGAtcatattgatcactcaagcaatTACTCTCTAATTTAGATCTGCTAACAGTTTAATTGGTCGAACTAGGTTctaacacttatttatgctaaatatcatttaagtaaatttcatattttctaagaacaatattAATCCAACATGAGACTAGGTGTACCCGAAAATGACCAATTCtaagaacatataaaccaaatgtgtgttttgattgtttcacacGTTTAactgatatattaaaaaaataatgggaaaaagaactctgtccgggagtgtggcctatgctagcactcccatgagtctatttctcttcctcatatgaaaagacagttctggccccttgttttaaggaggagagagataaacacataggAGTGTTGGTGAAAACCatactcccagacagaaaactgcttcccaaaaatAATACTGGAATGCGATTTAGGCCTTGGATCGCCtagtgccttgacaactatgatagtGCATTCTAGGTAACCTTCAACTTATTATTGAATTATTGTTTGCATGTGTTCATTGGGATCCTGTCTCTACTGAAATTttgtatcaatatcgtatcatTCACTTTCGCTGCCGCTTACACGATcttcccccttttcttcttgtgcaatttcctctcttccttgCAACTCTGAGATTCGTCTCTGGATTCGCCCTTCTCCTAACTGGCCCTCCACCACATAGCATACGACCTCTTCTTTGGGCCCAAAACCCTTCTAagtcctctctcttctcccgtCGTTGGACCTACCTGTCGGCCCATGACTCAAGTGGCTGACCCATCTTTCTTCCCCTAACAAGGCCCAACCACCTACCCTGATGAACCATTAAGACCACTCTAGTGGTTCAACCTTTCAACAACTCCAGCCCTCTGtcatctctcttcccccttcaTGTTTACCGTTGGTGTGAGATAGGCTCCCCTCTTATCCGAAGTAGATGTCCCTCCTGAACTATTCCTTTCCTAACAATGAGAAGCTACTGGCTCTTAAGTATGGATATCCATGATCATATCCATTGCCGTGACAACTTCTTGTGATTTGGTGGGCATTCCGTCTTTTATTTTGTGTGCAATCTCTGAAGATGGTATGTATATCGAGTTGTTATTAGGCCTTAGCTAGCTTCAGCCTCCCTTGGGGAGCCACCTCCCTGTTCTTTGTCTATTGTGGTGTCTTTGGGTTCTTCCCACAGTATTAAATCTCGTTTCAGAAGGCCATTTTGGCCAGACTGAAATTTTTGAGATACGGCGAgccgaaatattgtattttttctatgagttttgcttggccatttttTAGTGTAAAATGCGAAATATCGAAACGAAATGACCGAAATAACTGAAATTTCGATGAAACGGTGCATTTTTTTAGACCCAAATTTCCAAAAGAGATTACGGAAATTTCACTgtaatattgcatttttttcattttgacatAGCATCTTATTTCGGCCAGGCCGAAATTTTGGAGAATATCCAAAATTTCGGCAAGGTTTTGAACTATGgttcttccctttcccttttacAGGTCCTTGCCTCCCCCTCTGTAAAGGCagggtcttttattttttgttgttgtaatgtttgttctctttcttttggaaatgaatttttttattcatctcCCCCCtactcttcccccccccccccccaaccaaaaaaaaagtgattcCTAGTGATAATGCTGCCTGTATATCCTGTCCACACAAAGAGTTATATTTATTTTAGAAAGAACACATTTGGGTGTTCGCAGAGCATGAAGAGGGCTTGTTCTTGAACAAAGCGTCATATTGGGTAGTGATAGAAAAATTTCCCAGCCTGTTGAATTACCAAATCCATCTGTGATCCCTACTTGCATCCGATCCTTCATAACACAGTAGCAAAGTATTGAATAGAATTACAACCTACTTATGAATTCTTTTGAATTGAGTATTCTCTATGACATGCAATTTAGAAAAATTGCATTTTTCTCTTAGCCTGTTTTGGTTGCTTTCAGTCCAATTGACCAacagtacaacaacaacaaactcagccttatcccaactaaatggggtcgtcTACATGGATCCATTCAGAACAAATGAAGTAAAACAGAGATCCACACAaggggaaaggaaagtaagaggaatgaagaataaaaatgaagaaatgagataagaaaagtgagaaatggaaaataaaaaatgaaaaatgaaagatgaaagtaaaagagagagagagagagagagagaatcttttGCAGCacattatatttttgttttactgAATTGTTTACTTGTTGGCTTATTTGCAGCACATTATATTTTTGTCTTCTCATAACACGTGTAAAAGAGAGAGTGAATCTTTTGCTTTGCCTTGAAAAGAAAATTCTGACCCTTTAAACTGTATATGCTCTTCCACTTACATTTTGCTTGTGTGATGGAACATGACAATATCTGTAATTCTCTTCTCTGATTAGAAATTgcatttttctcttcttgtttaATTCAGGCATTAAGTCCATTACAAGTGAAGTATGCAGATGGTGAGTTGGAAAGGCTAGGTATGAAATTCATTCACAGTTGAATTTCTATATGTCTGtccttttacttcttttaaTCTTTCCTGTAATTGTGGTAATGCCTATTTTCGTTTTATGCTGCATGGTAATGTTTTGTTTCACCCCTTCTTTAATTTGCTAGAAAGAGGTACATATAGTTCATTAGAGATTTATTAATTGTGTGTATGAATGTACTTGTCTCCAGAACACAAACTTTTTGTTGGTATGCTTCCAAAGAACGTTTCTGATGTCGAAGTTTCTGCTTTATTTTCCAAGTACGGAACCATAAAAGATTTACTTATTCTGCGAGGTTCTCAGCAAACCAGCAAAGGTATGTTTCCCTTTCATTTCTTGTTTTCAGTAATCATATTAAAGTGCTGAGTCCTATTTGTTGGTTGATTTTCTGCAAATCACCAATAGAAATCTCTTGGTTATCATATTCAATATTGTTTATGGGGCAGGCTGTGCTTTTCTGAAGTATGAGACAAAAGAACAAGCTCTTGCAGCACTGGAAGCCATCAATGGGAAGTACAAGATCGAGGTTTGTGTTTATCTATCATTTTAAATGATTCCTTAGCCCTCAAACATATGTTGTGATGTGTCCAGTGCATCATTTCTTTCTGATTGATCTTGAACtggttttgttgttttttttgttgagcAAGTTGCCCTTTAAAAATCCTGTGCTGAACCTTGAAATATGTATGTTAAccaaatttgatttggaaaagaacAAAAGATTTTGCATTAGGAAAATTTTTCCATATCCTTTAGCATTTGGAGCACTAGAAGTCCAGAAGTATTGGTACAgaattatattttatattttttgtctttttcatcGGGGTTTTGGAATTCAGGATCCTGTCTTGGGTTGGCCAATGAGGATCTTGTTCCAGATTTGCTGATCCTACCTGATCCTGAGTGTAAGTGTAAATATGGCTGTTTTTTCTACCTTTTTTATTTGTAGTGGATTGATGATCACTGGATCTGCAACTGGGGATCCCTCTCCGGGTAGACCGAACTGATCACCTGAAACCATGGTGTTCCATGTTAGGTAAAATAACATATAGTGAATTTTATGTTGAATGTTTATGATTTAGTGTAGCTTAATATTAGGCAGTTTGTTTATTCAGCAAAGGGGAAAATGATTAGCACAGTTTTGAACTTTATTGGAACCTTCacttttctcttctgttttatGGGATCTCTGAGCCATATTCTCAGCATAGGCTTGCTATTGCTCTTGAATACTAATCAGTGGTTTAGAGTTGGGAGACTGGTTGATTTCTTGCACAGTTGATATGCGTTGACTTGGTGTCCAAGGCAACAACGCTCCTTGTTTGATGCAAGAATGGCGACCGCCTAGGCATCGCCTTGTGGCCTTGTGACAGCAGGCCTTATATTATCAGTTTTTTGAAACTTAACAAGTTTACattgatttatatttattgctCTGTTTCTTGATGAATATGTTTATATACATcatatgctttgtttattatatgttggttttctcatattaaatCAGTTCTAACATAAGTATATCAcaatgcattgatatggcttctgtgatgcatataagcataattatctaaaattatcattgctatgTTACACACACTGCACGCCTACGATTCCTAGGtgcccctccaacaccttgggttgcctagttgccttgacaactatgatttctTGTTTCACCCTTAATGATTTATGTTTTTGATTCATTAATATGAAAATTCAAACCATATATTGTTCATCATGGTTCTATATAAAAATTAgagtgtaatttttactatgAGTATTGGTAACAACTTCAACTTCACATAAACATGCAGACTTTCTTGCATCTTCGTGGACATTGTCAGATTACTAACTTGAGCTAAAATGCGGTAATATGTTGTGAGACTGGAGGTGTTAAAAGACAAGGTGGATACCAATGATGAAATGTGTTGAAGTGGTTGAAAATACATCATTACTTTTGAGTTAATAACAGAAGCGGGCCTTAATTGAGTGAAATAGGAATTATATTTATCTAGATGAAGTCTAGCAGATTGTCAATGGCTTTATGAGTCATGCCTATTCctatcaaggttcaaaatctcaggtttcgaccagcccgaaaccgagatatggtcgaaactagGTTGAAACCTGGTACTTTTTCCCAGCCAGCTCGAGACTGAGGTTTTGAGGCCCAGAAATGgttttttaggtttgattttttgtatacagcctatttttgacattctaaacaaaatgcatgaactattttcacaaaaaataaaaaataaacactcaaaatggtacttgtggttattaaCTTATTAActcaagtttactagtgtatgCTGAAGGATACACTAAAtctggtattataaatacttagtTCACATAAAGTTAAAGTACAAGAACACTAAATAATACATGTTatccaaataaagaaaaatggTGCTTAACAGTCAACACTTGCTCAATTCCATGCGGAGTTTCTTAGTGGATCCAATCCATGAGCTGCGAACCACTGAATATTTCGGAGCTGTTCCTTTGAATGACcacatatgtatcccatgacatgcTTTGGGCCCAATTGTTCTGATAGTCCATAACTTCCCATCTATAAGCCTCATCATCAACTTGTATAAGATATCCCAACCTAGGGAAGGGCTCACTGTGACTATAAGACGTTGGAGCCAACACACATGACTGGGATGGATACCCGAAGAGACTGCCAACAAAGGATGATCCAGCACTTGACCCATCCCCATATTCACACACTGGATTAAGATAAGTGATGCAGGTTGTAGATGCaccaaacaaaggaaatatgtgAATAAATCCACAGTTTTTAGCCAAACTCCCACTCTttgtgtcgaaaccaccgagttctCCTatgtttcgatcgaaatttgCGAGAAATGGCAAGTTTCAATTGAAACTTGTTACTTTTAAGTcatgatttggtttggttcaactggtttcgaccgaaaccagTCGAAACCAACCAAAACCTTTGACTTTTTAAACTCCCACTCTGTCTTGTCTCAATGTCTtgtgaaaccgagatatctcgatGGTTTCAGTTGGTTTCAACCGAGTTCTTTTTCCATGATTTCTATGAGCATTTGAATGATACAAGTTTGAAAGATATTCAattgttctaacttctaacaGTAAATAAGTTTCTTTTAAAAGTTCttaatcctatttttttattccagTCGGTTGGATCTCAAGAATGTCTATCCATGTAGAAGCATGTTGACTTCAATTCAAGCTCTGTTTAGACCTTATGTTGAACCAAGCAAGAGATCATGTTAACACCTCAATAACTGGAGCATTCCAACATCTTTATGTTATATGTTGTTGTTGCTTTCATTTTCAATTGGTTTTATACTTTTCTGGATGATCAGAAAAGAGCACAAAACATGCTTTCCATGCTCTTGTTCTGGTTTTGTTGGTTGATTGATAAACTTATGATGTGTTTGACAGTCTGGCTAACAATTCTACTGTTGTAGGGTTCAAGTGTCCCTTTAGTTGTCAAGTGGGCCGACACAGAAAAAGAAAGGCAAACTCGTAAGGCTCAAAAAGCTCAGGCCCAATCTTCTAATGTGGCAAATCTTGATTCCATACGTCAACCTTCTTTATTTGGGGCCATGCCTATAGGATACATTCCACCATATGATGGATTTGGTTATCAGGTTTGTTTCATTATCAGTTATTAGTATCACAAGTCAAGTTATGCAAGAAGTTTGTTGATTTGTGTTTCCTGTTCTTATCATGGAATAAATTTTCTTGTTCTGCTATGTCTTAGTATGAGCTTGTAACTTGCTTTCGGAATTCTACTGAGatcttacaagttacaacttaGTCATCCTTTTCTCAATAAATAATCTctcattgatttttgtttcctGTGGTTATCCTGGAATAAATTTTCTTGTTCTGCTTTGTCTTGTTTTGAGTTTGTAACTTGCTTTCGGAATTCTACTGAGAtccttacaagttacaacttaGTCATCCTTTTCTCAAtaaataatctctctctctccctcttgcatTTCCTATGATTAAGTCATTAAAAGAGCTATATAAGTTTTTGCTGGCAATCTTTGGTAGCATGCATTACTTCTTTTACATTGTCTTATTAATtgtacaactcaactcaactcagctcagccttatcccaactaaatggggttagctacatggatcctttccctccaatcagctctattcaaaacCTTActtgttacaacttacaaggcctaagctatgcatgtccttccttgCCACTTCTCCTAGAATCACTTTAGGCCTACCCCCAaatcttttagctccttcaatctaaatcaaatcactcaaTAATGGAGCAGGTAAAGGCCTCCactgcacatgtccatgccacctcaaatgactttcttgcagcttatcatgtatcggagctactcctaaattagctctaatttgttcattccttattttttcctttctagTCTTACCACTCAGCCATCtgaacatcctcatctcagctacattaagtttatctatatgttatttctttactgcccaacattcagctccatacatcatttCTGGTCGTATGacttgtcctataaaattttccttttggttttaaaggaattcgttgatcacacaacactctggacacacctctccactttcatccatcccattttgattctttgtgcaacatcatcctgtatttctcctcctttatttatgattcaGCCCAGGAACCTAAAATATTTACTTTACAGTATCTCCCTATTATCAATTTGCACCATATCATTATCGGTCCTATTATTACTAAAGTTACaaaccatatactctgtctttgacCTTTTGTTCTTCTTATCTGGAAACATTTTGATTCGAGGTTGATcttcataactccaacttggcatttatccctgcttttgtttcatcctcCAAGACAATATCACCACTTTCACCAGCAAAGAGAATACACCAAGGGATCGATCTTGAAAGTCTCTAGTCAATTCGTCTTTAATTAGTGCAAACAAATatgggcttaaagctgatccttgatgtaacccaattgtaattgggaattcactatcTTGTCCCCCCATAGTTCTTCCACTATTCACCACATCATTGTATATATCTTTAACTATGTC
The sequence above is a segment of the Telopea speciosissima isolate NSW1024214 ecotype Mountain lineage chromosome 7, Tspe_v1, whole genome shotgun sequence genome. Coding sequences within it:
- the LOC122668427 gene encoding RNA-binding protein BRN1-like encodes the protein MAEEEKTPKSSGERERVKLFVGQVPKHMTEAQLLAMFKEVALVDEVNILKDKSTRDSRGCCFLTCPSRQEADKAVDACHNKRTLPGALSPLQVKYADGELERLEHKLFVGMLPKNVSDVEVSALFSKYGTIKDLLILRGSQQTSKGCAFLKYETKEQALAALEAINGKYKIEGSSVPLVVKWADTEKERQTRKAQKAQAQSSNVANLDSIRQPSLFGAMPIGYIPPYDGFGYQYELVTCFRNSTEILQVTT